The segment TTGAGTATCTTCGTATTTCTTTTGCAATTCTTCAATGCGCAGACGGCCTTGTTCACGCATCTTGCGGTTTTCCGCTTCGATTTCACGCGTGTCATTCATGCCCTGCATAATAGTTTCCCATGTTTGTTCGATCGTTTCAATCTTGATGCTTGGCTGGCCTGACATCCGTGCGATATCGACGCTTTGGCGTGAAATGTCATTGGCATTGTTGAGCAGCATTTCATTTGTGCGGCGGTCCAATTCATTCATGCCTTCTGCCACTAAATTCTGGCGTTTGGCAGCAATGGCATTAATCAAGCCCGTTTTGAAAATAGGAATAGTTGTAACAAAAGCGGAGTTGATTTTTCCGATCAGTTTTGTATTGCCTCGCTGAAGCATACGGATTTGCGGCGCTGACTGATAAGACACTTGTTTTGCCATTTCCAGGTCATACACCCGCTGTTCAAGCAATTCGATGGCATTTTGCAAGGAATTCAGTTCCATCAAAGCCATCTGGTTGCCGGACTCCGCTCTTTTGCGCACTTCCGGTTCCTGCGCTTTCAGTTCCTGAACCTTGATATCGCCTGCCGCGATGTACTTTTCAAGTTCCATGAAGTAATGGAAGTTCTGATCGTATAACTCTTCCAAGGTCGACGTCGATTTTTTCATTTCTGTTTCGTATTTCGTGATTTCAACATACACTTTATCAATTTCAGTACCCATTGTTTGGTACTTATTGAACAATTGCTCAATCACTTTATTGCCTTTATTGAAGATTTTATTAAGGAAGCCCTTCTTTTCAACAAAATCCTTTTTATCAAATTTATCCATGATTTTGCCAAGCTGTTTCAAGAGTTCACTGGATTCTTCCATGCTATTTGCCTGGACGGAATTCAGGACTTTTCCGGTAAAGGCGGAAATTTCGTTTGCGGGTTCGCGCCCGAATTCCAGTAATTCGATCTGGTTTTTCGGGTTGATCTTTGAAGCCAGTGCCAGAACTTCCGGATCTTTCTTCAACTGGACTTTCAAGTTATTTTCATCTTGCATGACCAGCTCTTGCTGTTCGATTTGATTTGGCATTGTGCTCATCGGTATCCCTCCCTTAATGGTTAAAGCCATTTTCTAAACAATTTTTTGACCACTGACGGTTCACGATAAGGTTCATTATAGCTTCTGTCATCGAGCCAGTGAGTATCAATCGATTCTGCGTCAATCCAGCGTTCAATATCCTGATGCCCTTGCGGATTAATGATAATGACATCCAGCCCGAATGTATGAATCAATGCGATAGCATTCGCATCTGCCCTGCTCAGTTCGCCGTCCTTTTCTTCATTGTAGAACAGCAGTGTCGGCACAAATTGCGGATAATCGAATTGCTGGATTAGCTGAATGACCGCATCTGGCATTGACATCGACTGGGAAAATTGATAAAGCTGCAAGTCTTCGAAAGATTCGCCGGCCTGCGGAATCAGCATCGGCTTTTCTACATGCCGCGCGATGGCTTCACAAAGTGCTATCTGCAGGCCATCCGGCAATCTGCCGTATTTCCACCAGTTTGCCGCTTTCATCTTCTCAGGGTCGAGGCGCCCATCTTTTCCAAGCGCTCCACGGTAATGGAACTGCTGATTTCCTTTTCGCTCTTCGATAAAAGGAAAACTTCGGATCAACAGCGTATCTTCCCGTTCAGTTAAATTGTGAATATTATCCCAAAAACGCTTCCGGTCTTTTTCAATCCCCATCACTTTGGCAAAAACCACTGGAATGATGACGCTTCCACGCTCCACGCCGAAAGACGGCCGCACCATTGCCCGCTCTTTAGCCAGCATAAATGCTTCGTCAATGGTCGTTTTCAATCGAATGGATTTTGTTAAGTAAGACTTGAATTGATACGGCTTATAGAGGCCGGAATCATCATGGTGCAATAACCGGTCTACTTCCTGGGTCGCCCGGTATGCCACCGTTCCGACACGTTCCGGCTTTTCGTCCGGAAATGGCAGGACCGCTTCTCCGGTCACTTGAAAACTATGGGTTGGCAAGTCTTTCTCTTCCAAAACAGTCTCCAGCCAGTGTTTTCCGGTCGGATCAAATACGATAATGTGAAACCCGAAAGCAGCAGAAAATTTTAAAAACCATTTTTCACTTTCACTAGTGTTTCCGTACCATAAAAACGCCGGCAGCCCTTTTTCAAGATCCAATTTCTCAAGCTCCGGTTCAATATGGTTAAAAGTCCATTTAACAAGGTCTGTCGCGATGCGCCTGAAAGAAGAATGGGTCGTGCTTCCTCCAGATTGTGCTTGAAAAGCTTTCAGAATATCAATCATCACCAGGCGAATGCGGCGATTCAACCCTGCATCTTTCAATCTGGGCAGCAAACCTTTGCCATCCAGAAAAGCCACGATCCGGTTAGGGGATAGTCCCCGCTCCTTGTTGTTCATGTCAAACAAATCCTGCAAATTCCGCAGCCGATCTTGAGTGATATGTTTATTCAAATTGCCGGAAAGACGGATTAGCCGGCCTTCCGCTTCTTCCATTAAATCGTATATCGAAGCAAAATAATCATCGGCATCCAGCGGCATTCCTACAAATTGGCCAAGCAGCTGCGGATACGTAATGGTTTCTTCTTCGATTTTTGTTTCTGGATGATTAACAATCGGCTTTGTCAGCCATTCTCCCAATTTTTCCGGATCCCACGTTCTCACGCGTACCGGATGCAATTGAACCATGGGACTCCCTCCTCATCGATGCTGAAGGAAAACACTAG is part of the Planococcus shenhongbingii genome and harbors:
- a CDS encoding toxic anion resistance protein, with the translated sequence MSTMPNQIEQQELVMQDENNLKVQLKKDPEVLALASKINPKNQIELLEFGREPANEISAFTGKVLNSVQANSMEESSELLKQLGKIMDKFDKKDFVEKKGFLNKIFNKGNKVIEQLFNKYQTMGTEIDKVYVEITKYETEMKKSTSTLEELYDQNFHYFMELEKYIAAGDIKVQELKAQEPEVRKRAESGNQMALMELNSLQNAIELLEQRVYDLEMAKQVSYQSAPQIRMLQRGNTKLIGKINSAFVTTIPIFKTGLINAIAAKRQNLVAEGMNELDRRTNEMLLNNANDISRQSVDIARMSGQPSIKIETIEQTWETIMQGMNDTREIEAENRKMREQGRLRIEELQKKYEDTQRKAN
- a CDS encoding YceG family protein, yielding MVQLHPVRVRTWDPEKLGEWLTKPIVNHPETKIEEETITYPQLLGQFVGMPLDADDYFASIYDLMEEAEGRLIRLSGNLNKHITQDRLRNLQDLFDMNNKERGLSPNRIVAFLDGKGLLPRLKDAGLNRRIRLVMIDILKAFQAQSGGSTTHSSFRRIATDLVKWTFNHIEPELEKLDLEKGLPAFLWYGNTSESEKWFLKFSAAFGFHIIVFDPTGKHWLETVLEEKDLPTHSFQVTGEAVLPFPDEKPERVGTVAYRATQEVDRLLHHDDSGLYKPYQFKSYLTKSIRLKTTIDEAFMLAKERAMVRPSFGVERGSVIIPVVFAKVMGIEKDRKRFWDNIHNLTEREDTLLIRSFPFIEERKGNQQFHYRGALGKDGRLDPEKMKAANWWKYGRLPDGLQIALCEAIARHVEKPMLIPQAGESFEDLQLYQFSQSMSMPDAVIQLIQQFDYPQFVPTLLFYNEEKDGELSRADANAIALIHTFGLDVIIINPQGHQDIERWIDAESIDTHWLDDRSYNEPYREPSVVKKLFRKWL